One region of Limnospira fusiformis SAG 85.79 genomic DNA includes:
- a CDS encoding DUF4079 domain-containing protein encodes MDLPIPDTIKPYLNFIHPAIMWVLLALTIYAMYLGVQIRRTRSSEGEQKKELIKGKFNSKHYQVGSLILALMVLGSIGGMSVTYINNHKLFVGPHLLVGLGMTGMVAVSASLSPLMQKGVNWARYTHIGLNTVLLGLFLWQALTGVEILQRIISNM; translated from the coding sequence ATGGATCTGCCAATTCCAGATACTATCAAACCCTACCTGAATTTTATTCACCCAGCGATTATGTGGGTGTTGTTAGCGCTAACAATTTACGCAATGTACCTAGGGGTGCAAATTCGGCGCACCAGGTCATCCGAGGGGGAACAGAAAAAAGAACTGATCAAGGGAAAATTCAATAGCAAACACTATCAAGTCGGGTCGCTGATCCTGGCTTTGATGGTGCTAGGCTCTATTGGTGGAATGAGTGTCACCTATATCAACAACCATAAATTATTTGTGGGTCCTCATCTCCTAGTAGGATTAGGGATGACTGGAATGGTGGCGGTTTCAGCTTCTCTGAGTCCCCTGATGCAAAAGGGGGTTAATTGGGCGCGATATACTCATATCGGCTTGAACACAGTATTGTTAGGACTGTTTTTATGGCAAGCCCTAACAGGGGTAGAAATCCTGCAACGGATTATCAGCAATATGTAG
- a CDS encoding RNA-guided endonuclease InsQ/TnpB family protein — protein sequence MVVTVLMTRAKLSRSRMRLKSQVRFWRRVGWATTRLSLTVLEFKAYGKPQQFSAIDEAVRTVQFIRNQAIRYWMDNQGTGQNDLQKLCAQLAKEFPFAAELNSMARQASAERAWSAISRFYENCKKGIPGKKGFPSFKKNNRSVEYKTSGWKLDSNRKAITFTDKKGIGRLKLKGTRDLHFYPIEQIKRVRLVKRADGYYVQFCIRVERTEFVEPSGRAIGLDVGLKEFYTDSNGETVGNPRHLRKSESRLKQSQRTVSRRKKGGQNRAKAKVVLGKRHLKISRQRKDLAVKLARCVIQSNDLVAYEDLRIRNMVRNHSLAKSISDASWYQFRVWLEYLGKVFGKSTIAVPPHRTSQECSRCGVIVQKTLSTRTHVCRCGCVMDRDYNAARNILSRGLSTVGHTGTLALDASNASGESTSTLAGAILSEQVGSLSEESPSL from the coding sequence ATGGTAGTCACGGTTCTCATGACAAGAGCCAAGTTATCGAGGAGCCGGATGAGGTTAAAGTCTCAAGTCCGGTTTTGGAGACGAGTCGGGTGGGCGACTACCCGGCTTAGTTTAACTGTACTAGAGTTCAAAGCCTACGGAAAACCCCAGCAATTCAGCGCCATAGACGAGGCGGTGAGAACAGTTCAGTTCATCCGAAACCAAGCCATCCGTTATTGGATGGACAACCAGGGAACTGGACAGAACGACCTGCAAAAGCTATGTGCTCAACTTGCTAAGGAATTCCCTTTTGCTGCTGAACTCAACAGCATGGCTCGGCAAGCATCCGCAGAAAGAGCCTGGAGTGCAATCTCTCGATTCTACGAAAACTGCAAGAAGGGTATCCCCGGAAAGAAAGGGTTTCCCTCTTTTAAGAAAAATAACCGCTCGGTAGAGTACAAAACCTCTGGGTGGAAGTTAGACTCGAATCGCAAGGCAATCACCTTCACCGACAAGAAGGGCATTGGTAGACTAAAGCTCAAAGGCACTCGTGATCTGCATTTCTATCCAATAGAGCAGATTAAGCGAGTTCGCCTCGTCAAAAGAGCCGATGGCTACTATGTTCAGTTCTGTATTCGTGTAGAACGGACTGAATTTGTTGAACCCTCTGGTCGAGCCATCGGCTTGGATGTTGGACTCAAAGAGTTCTACACCGATAGCAACGGTGAAACAGTTGGAAACCCCCGGCATCTCAGGAAAAGTGAATCACGACTAAAGCAGTCGCAGCGCACTGTTTCCAGAAGGAAGAAAGGGGGTCAGAATCGAGCCAAGGCCAAGGTGGTTCTAGGCAAGCGCCATCTCAAGATAAGTAGGCAGCGTAAAGATTTGGCTGTGAAGTTGGCAAGATGCGTAATCCAGTCTAACGACTTGGTAGCCTATGAAGATTTGAGAATCAGGAATATGGTGCGAAATCACAGCCTTGCTAAATCGATTAGCGACGCTTCCTGGTATCAGTTTAGGGTGTGGTTGGAATATTTGGGCAAGGTGTTCGGCAAGAGCACTATTGCTGTTCCACCCCACAGGACAAGCCAGGAATGCTCTCGCTGCGGTGTCATTGTGCAGAAGACTTTATCCACTCGAACTCATGTTTGTCGATGTGGATGTGTGATGGACAGGGACTATAATGCAGCGAGAAACATCCTTAGTCGGGGATTGAGTACGGTAGGGCATACCGGAACTTTGGCGCTAGACGCAAGCAACGCTTCAGGAGAATCGACCTCTACTTTGGCTGGAGCAATCCTGTCTGAGCAAGTTGGCTCGTTGAGTGAAGAATCCCCGTCGCTTTAG
- a CDS encoding DUF1997 domain-containing protein, translating into MPQNFVRSQPVAASEPDLNNPRDMQPSDPEQQDSTEQPEQMWFHTDYDDCMEMFADWETVAEYLGHHQGWFCRCAQPMKTEPIGENSYSLIIGRFGAFGYQVEARVGLELVPPDEAGIYRIRTTPIPDYVPPGYEVDFQSTMKLVQLSVEEVCEKYQVEPENCPAIVTGAKWHLDLAVGVKFPKFILDMSRALIQKTGDSLLKKIVKQVSRRLSYKTQLDFHTTQNLPFPKKRKNR; encoded by the coding sequence ATGCCACAAAATTTCGTTAGATCTCAGCCAGTAGCAGCATCTGAGCCAGACCTAAATAACCCCCGTGATATGCAGCCTTCCGACCCAGAACAACAAGACTCCACAGAACAACCAGAACAAATGTGGTTTCACACCGACTACGACGACTGTATGGAGATGTTTGCGGATTGGGAGACGGTAGCCGAATATCTGGGACATCACCAAGGTTGGTTTTGTCGATGCGCGCAACCGATGAAAACCGAACCCATTGGCGAAAACTCCTATTCCCTAATTATTGGACGTTTCGGGGCTTTTGGCTATCAAGTAGAAGCTAGAGTCGGCTTGGAATTAGTCCCCCCAGACGAAGCTGGAATCTATCGTATCCGCACGACACCAATTCCTGATTATGTTCCCCCTGGTTATGAGGTGGATTTTCAATCGACTATGAAACTGGTGCAACTGTCGGTTGAGGAGGTCTGTGAGAAATACCAAGTGGAACCGGAAAATTGTCCGGCGATCGTGACTGGGGCTAAATGGCATTTAGATCTGGCTGTGGGGGTGAAGTTCCCCAAGTTCATTTTGGATATGTCGCGGGCGCTAATTCAGAAAACCGGAGATAGCCTTCTCAAGAAGATAGTCAAACAGGTTTCTCGTCGCCTTAGTTACAAAACCCAACTAGACTTTCACACTACCCAAAACTTGCCCTTTCCCAAGAAACGTAAAAACCGCTAG
- a CDS encoding NAD(P)H-binding protein, whose amino-acid sequence MKAFVAGATGQTGRRIVQALCERQIPVRAMVRDLQKAKGMFPEQVEIVVGDVLDPKTLVDCIGDSTVVLCATGATPSFDFTGPYRVDYEGTKNLVNVSKDKGIQHFVMVSSLCVSQLFHPLNLFWLILLWKKQAEEYLQNSGLTYTIVRPGGLKNEETDYPIVMGAPDTLFDGSIPRTQVAQVSVEALFVPEAGNKIVEVVSKPGEPQNSLSQLFASVP is encoded by the coding sequence ATGAAGGCATTTGTAGCAGGTGCGACAGGTCAAACAGGTCGCCGAATTGTCCAGGCTCTTTGTGAACGGCAAATCCCTGTCCGCGCTATGGTTAGAGATTTGCAGAAGGCTAAGGGTATGTTTCCCGAGCAAGTCGAGATTGTAGTCGGGGATGTATTGGACCCGAAAACTTTGGTAGATTGTATCGGTGATAGTACCGTGGTTTTGTGTGCAACGGGTGCGACTCCCAGTTTTGACTTCACGGGTCCCTATCGGGTGGATTACGAGGGGACTAAGAATTTGGTCAATGTTTCTAAGGATAAGGGAATTCAGCATTTTGTAATGGTCTCGTCGTTGTGTGTGTCACAGTTGTTTCACCCTCTCAATCTGTTCTGGTTGATTTTGCTGTGGAAGAAACAAGCTGAGGAGTATCTACAAAATAGCGGGTTGACTTATACTATTGTTAGGCCTGGGGGTTTGAAAAATGAGGAGACTGATTATCCCATTGTTATGGGAGCCCCGGATACTTTGTTTGATGGCAGTATTCCCCGGACTCAGGTGGCTCAAGTGTCTGTAGAGGCTTTATTTGTGCCAGAGGCTGGTAATAAAATTGTGGAAGTTGTCAGTAAACCGGGAGAACCACAAAACTCCCTCTCTCAGTTGTTCGCTAGTGTGCCTTAA
- a CDS encoding glycoside hydrolase family 24 protein: MHQSRSPRRRDRRVVRSKTIAGGDLTPEMMPSPLAGMPYRRTRRRGGLFKLLLLSFLLLWGVGWLWGQVVTRFGEGRVAIDHHLSNEWPPLVMRGGDPYIRSLMRTISASESNYPRPYHVIYGGKYVSDLSHHPDRCVTIVAGPNQGKCTTAAGRYQFLSSTWEQMADRYHPKPARFWYWHPYSFEPEYQDLVVYRWLLDQDFWGVDISRMLQEGRLNEVLKLLSGTWTSLGYGIEDNMMTSSLPRVYEQVLQEELYLSE, from the coding sequence ATGCACCAATCAAGATCCCCTAGAAGACGCGATCGCCGTGTGGTGCGATCGAAAACTATAGCTGGCGGCGATTTGACTCCTGAAATGATGCCATCACCATTGGCGGGGATGCCATATCGACGGACTCGGCGCAGAGGAGGGTTATTCAAACTTCTGTTACTGAGTTTTTTGCTACTCTGGGGGGTCGGTTGGCTATGGGGTCAGGTTGTTACCCGATTTGGTGAAGGTCGGGTGGCGATCGACCACCATCTTAGTAATGAATGGCCACCGTTAGTCATGCGCGGAGGTGATCCTTACATTAGATCTCTTATGCGGACGATTTCAGCCAGTGAGTCTAATTATCCGCGACCCTATCATGTCATTTACGGTGGCAAGTATGTCTCAGATTTGAGTCACCACCCCGATCGCTGTGTTACCATTGTTGCTGGACCCAATCAAGGTAAATGCACCACGGCGGCCGGACGTTACCAGTTTTTATCATCTACCTGGGAACAGATGGCCGATCGCTACCATCCCAAACCTGCCAGATTTTGGTATTGGCATCCCTATAGTTTTGAGCCAGAATATCAAGACCTAGTAGTTTATCGTTGGTTATTGGATCAGGATTTTTGGGGTGTCGATATTTCCCGAATGTTACAAGAGGGACGACTCAATGAAGTTTTGAAGTTGCTCTCAGGAACTTGGACCAGTTTAGGATATGGGATTGAGGATAATATGATGACCAGTTCCCTCCCCAGGGTTTATGAACAAGTC